The DNA window CCATCACGAGCACGTTCCGCTGGACCGCGATGGGTTCCGGGACGCGAACGCCCGCCTTCCGGGCGCGTTCGAGGTTGGCGAACTCCTTTCTAACCCACGCGAGGACGATTCGCTTTTTGTCCCCACCGAGTTCTTCGAACCGCGGGTCGCCGACGAGGTACTCCCGCATGTCGCGGAAGTTGCTGGCGCTGATACGATAGATTTTGACCGCGACCTCCTCGTGTTCGTCGTCGTCGCCCAGTGCGCTGTAGACGGTGGCTTCCTTGCCCGAGGAAATCGGCCCGCCGAACGCTTGGACGTAGCCGTCCTGAACGAGTTTGTACAGCGCGGCTAGCGTGGCGTCATCGAAGACGGACTGCTCGACTTTGAACTGCTCGGAGTCCTTGATACGTTCTCTGAACTGGTTGAACTCGCGGTCACGCCGCCGTGCGATGCGGTCCGCTTCGGTGTCGGAGACGTCTATCTCCTCCCACTCGTCGCCGGGGGCGTCCGCGTTGTCCGGGTCGAGCAATCCGTACTCCTCGTTCATCTACTTCCGACTATGTGGAGGAACCGTAAAAGGGTGGCCCGTTCGGTTAGTAGGATTCGCGGTGCAGAATTTCGTCCACGGACCGACGTGGGAGTCGGTCCGGTTCCTCGCCGCCGCTCGGGCCGACCGCGAGCAACATCACGGGAATCTCGTCGTCGGGAAGGCCAAGGAACTCCGCGATTCCTTCCTGGTC is part of the Haladaptatus paucihalophilus DX253 genome and encodes:
- the rio1 gene encoding serine/threonine-protein kinase Rio1; translation: MNEEYGLLDPDNADAPGDEWEEIDVSDTEADRIARRRDREFNQFRERIKDSEQFKVEQSVFDDATLAALYKLVQDGYVQAFGGPISSGKEATVYSALGDDDEHEEVAVKIYRISASNFRDMREYLVGDPRFEELGGDKKRIVLAWVRKEFANLERARKAGVRVPEPIAVQRNVLVMEFMGNDGRRAPTLADARLENPRTAFEVVREYMRRLFDAGLVHGDLSEYNILVSNGELCIIDVGQAVTFHHPNSGEFLTRDCVNVASFFRREGIDIHGDELEAWIRENAESER